The sequence below is a genomic window from Schistocerca gregaria isolate iqSchGreg1 chromosome 5, iqSchGreg1.2, whole genome shotgun sequence.
AAAGAGTAACTCGCCTGCCATCTCCCAGACAACACATGAAACTGTGGAATTGATCTTGTTGGTGACGGCGTACCGCTCCATTCGTATTACGAGGTTCCTTAAGCAGTCGACGAACTAGGCAATAAGttactttgaaattaaataataatatatttatcaAGTAAAAGACTTATATGAACGAACTCAGTAACTCTCTACGACATATCAGCTATTAATAATGTaggaaaactttacgaacaaaTAAGAAAATGGTTAAACCGTCTCATAACTACTTAGAAACGACGAGGGAACCaatgttatttaaataataagTATGAATACTCATTCTCGTTCTAAAGCGCATGTGACAAATAAATCATGGTCTGCACTGTTTATAAATCAACAAAAAGcaatcaaaatcacaaaaaataaacgATTACCATTTTAAATATACATAATCATGAAACAGTTAGGAAACTTGCTCTTATGAATGCAAGCCTCACGTTTCAGTGAAGTCATATTAGTTCCCTGTTCTAATTTCAGTGGCAATTGTGCTACAGACGGTCTTATAAAATGGGATTTCGTCCAATATGCAAAATCCCATTAACAATTTAGCCTTCTTTGATCTCATTTGTCAGACTTGCTTTGCTACTACAATATTGTATAAAGTGTTTGGGGTATTTCCTTGAGATAAAAATATGAAATGTTTACTCATTCCTTCGTTTTATCAGGCAACGATCTGTGTGATGAGAGCGTAGTTCAGAAATAAACGGGGAGTGGTCCTGCTGAATTTTCTGGCAAACGTGTttcgtaattttttaaattaaaaaggaTGAAATGTTCTCTATGGCTACAGCTAAAAGTGGTCCTATTGACTGTGTTAACCCGAATGTTGGTTTCAACATCACGGCGCTTTGCTAGGCATGATCCTAAGAGATGCTCTGAGCTTTGGACGTACCCAATCCAGTAAAGCATGTCCTAGAGTTTCAAGTAGTCATCGAAATACAGCCAAATATAGCATGTTTAAGACATTTAAGAAGAAGTATACaacctcctgaatggaatgaacagtctagcaaGTATAGAATAATGGACTAAGAATAAATCGCAGAGAGACGAAAGTAGCGACAAGTAATCGACAAGTAATACAAATGAGAACAGCAACGAACTTAAAATCGATGTTCGTGATCACGGTGTAGctgaagctaagaaattctgccACCTAGCCAGTAAAATAGCCCATGTCAGAGGAAGCAAggcggacataaaaagtagactagcactggtaaaaagggcattcctagccaagaggagtctactagtatgaaacatagactTAATTTCAGGATGAAATTTCTCAGATTGGACGCTTGAAgcgcagcattgtatagtagtgaaacatggaccgtgggaaaaccggacaagaagtgaatagaagcattTTAAATGTGCTGCTAAGAATGGTAATAAAAATTAAGCGGACTGAAAAGGTAATGAAGGatgaggttctccgaagaatcggcgaggaaggaatatatgaaaaacactgacaagaagaaataaccgaatgataggacatctgttaatacatcagggaatagcttccatggtgctagagggagcttttgggggaaaaaaaactgtagaggaagacagagattggtttgcgttcagcaaacagttgaagacgtaggttgcaagtgctactctgagaagaagaggttggtacaggagagaaattcctggcgggcagcgtcaaaccagtcaggAAACTGATGACTCTGAACTTTCCGATATGTTGTCTAGGAAGTATCTTACGAGACTTTTGCAAGACAAAATTGTCGCTATATTAAAAAGGAAATCGCAGTCAATTTCTCAGGCAAGTATCGGGAGAGTGATTGACATCTTATCTACCAGAAACGAGCGAGTGCTATTTCTGCTGCGTTTTAATGACATAGTTTGAAAGTTACAAAAATATCCAATTTTCAGCATGGATCCAACTATATAGATCGCTATTCTTATGAGGCATAACAATCGAATCTTCTTTATACTGTCAAACTATACGGTTTCTAGAGTCAAATATGTCACATCGTCACCTAATTCGATCACTTTCTAAAGACATTATAGAAGTTGAGCTTTTAAGTATAAGTGGGAAACCTGATGCAGACACTCCAAATTTTTCAACCTGCCTTCAGTGGAGATATCACATGGGAACATGGACTCAAGGAAGTAATGACAGCGCAGTGGTTTGACATCTTGATTGCGTGCGTTTATTCAATAAATATTTGTACAGTAGTCAGGTGGCGCCTACTCGGGGCCCACCGCCGCCTCCGCCGGTCGAGCCGCTAGTACTGGTAGCCTCCGTTGGGGGCGATGCCTCCGCTGCCGGGTGCCGGCGCGCCGTAGCTGTAGCCTCCAGCGCCTCCAGGGCCACCAGCGCCCCCAGCGCCTCCAGCGCCTCCAGCGCCTCCGAAGcctccgcggccgccgccgccgccgccggcaccGCCTCCGGGGCCGCCGAAGGTGGCGGTGCCCTCGTACTTGACGTTGGGGCGGTAGCCCTGCTCGTCGGCCACGTAGTCCACGCGCTGCTGGCGGCCGTCGGGCAGCTGCACGTGGTACATGCCGTTGGCGACGTCACCCTGGCGGGACTCCTTGTGGCCGAAGTCTAGTCCTGCGGCCGCGTCCTGCACCTCGTAGGAGAACTCGTAGTTGGCCGGCTCCTGCAGGCATACCACGAGGTGGTGTAGCGCAACGGAGACGACATGGCTGAACGCTTCTAATAAGCGCATGCGGTGCAACAGGTTTGTA
It includes:
- the LOC126272853 gene encoding pro-resilin-like, with protein sequence MVSTISVVVACLVAAAAAAPDLSYLPPAAGGGAGGGAGGGYGRGGPGGAGGGGGGGDGPSEPANYEFSYEVQDAAAGLDFGHKESRQGDVANGMYHVQLPDGRQQRVDYVADEQGYRPNVKYEGTATFGGPGGGAGGGGGGRGGFGGAGGAGGAGGAGGPGGAGGYSYGAPAPGSGGIAPNGGYQY